Proteins found in one Thalassomonas actiniarum genomic segment:
- the aroF gene encoding 3-deoxy-7-phosphoheptulonate synthase, translated as MIIILKPQATETDANEILDKIASLGLKPLYMPGIERTVLGALGDERKLKQLHLDSYPMVDAVKPVLSPYKLVSRELQAHDSIISIGGVKVGGGKFTVIAGPCSVEGQDQLFGVAEMIKDQGVPLLRGGAFKPRTSPYSFQGLGLEGLKLLKAAREQYQLPVVSEIIDPSDAELMHDYIDCYQIGARNMQNFRLLEAVGKQDKAVLLKRGMSATLEELLLAAEYIINAGNPNVILCERGIRTFETATRNTLDLNAVAYLKEKSHLPVFVDPSHGTGVKSLINPLSRAAVAVGADGIIVEAHLNPKEALSDGHQALTADDFSRLMADIKPFVAAAGKQL; from the coding sequence ATGATCATAATATTAAAACCCCAGGCAACTGAAACAGATGCCAATGAAATTCTTGATAAAATTGCCAGCCTGGGACTTAAGCCCCTCTACATGCCGGGCATAGAACGTACCGTTTTAGGCGCCCTCGGTGATGAACGTAAACTCAAGCAACTCCATTTAGACAGCTACCCTATGGTAGATGCCGTAAAACCGGTATTAAGCCCCTACAAGTTAGTCAGCCGGGAGTTGCAGGCCCATGACTCTATTATCTCCATCGGCGGCGTCAAAGTCGGCGGCGGAAAATTCACCGTGATTGCAGGTCCCTGCTCGGTCGAAGGCCAGGACCAGCTCTTTGGTGTTGCCGAGATGATCAAAGACCAGGGAGTTCCGCTGCTTAGGGGCGGCGCCTTTAAACCCCGCACCAGCCCGTATAGTTTCCAGGGCCTGGGCCTTGAAGGGTTAAAATTATTAAAAGCCGCGCGCGAGCAGTACCAGTTGCCGGTTGTTTCCGAAATTATCGATCCCAGCGATGCCGAATTAATGCATGACTATATCGACTGTTACCAGATCGGCGCCCGCAATATGCAAAACTTCCGCCTGCTTGAAGCCGTCGGTAAACAGGATAAAGCGGTATTATTAAAACGCGGCATGAGCGCCACCTTAGAAGAATTATTATTGGCGGCAGAATATATTATCAATGCCGGCAACCCTAATGTGATCTTGTGTGAACGGGGCATTCGCACCTTTGAAACCGCCACCCGCAATACCCTGGATTTAAATGCCGTGGCCTATTTAAAAGAAAAATCCCATTTACCGGTTTTTGTCGACCCTTCCCACGGTACAGGCGTCAAGTCCCTGATCAACCCCCTCTCCCGTGCGGCCGTGGCAGTTGGCGCCGACGGTATTATCGTCGAAGCCCATCTTAATCCCAAAGAAGCGTTATCAGACGGCCACCAGGCATTAACCGCGGATGATTTCTCCCGCCTGATGGCTGATATTAAACCTTTTGTTGCTGCGGCAGGAAAACAGTTATGA
- the trpCF gene encoding bifunctional indole-3-glycerol-phosphate synthase TrpC/phosphoribosylanthranilate isomerase TrpF: MANVLEKIVLDKREAVEELKKAKPLSNFIDDLVPSKKDLYGALKRSNSKPEAGFILECKKASPSKGLIRPDFDVKSICRQYDKYAAGISVLTDEKYFQGSYDYLKIVTDTVTCPVLNKDFFIDPYQVYLARYYGADAILLMLSVLDDEKYLELAAIAEQYNLAILTEISNEQERDRAIALGAKLIGINNRNLRDLSTDIGRTFDLAPSIPDDRIIISESGIYTNAQIRELAPAVDGFLVGSSIMAEEDIDLACRKLVFGNNKVCGLTAPEYAQAAADAGARFGGLIFAGKSPRCIDTAQAQAIIEQVPQLDYVGVFVNHDIFEVAELAGSLNLRAVQLHGGESPDYIRALKDKLPAQCQLWQASAVVDEVPQLSEQADHFVLDGKNAGSGQAFNWQTLTASEQDLSKALLAGGLNSDNIEQALKQLCNQDLFGLDLNSGVESSPGVKDSAKLQQVFARIRNY; encoded by the coding sequence ATGGCTAATGTTCTTGAAAAAATTGTTCTTGATAAACGCGAAGCGGTCGAGGAACTTAAAAAAGCCAAACCGCTTAGCAATTTTATTGATGACTTAGTACCGAGTAAAAAAGATCTCTACGGCGCGTTAAAACGCAGTAACAGCAAACCTGAGGCGGGCTTCATTTTAGAATGCAAAAAAGCTTCCCCTTCAAAAGGTCTGATACGCCCGGATTTTGATGTTAAAAGCATTTGCAGGCAATATGATAAGTACGCCGCCGGTATTTCGGTACTTACCGATGAAAAATACTTCCAGGGCAGTTATGACTATTTAAAAATTGTCACCGATACCGTGACTTGTCCTGTGCTCAATAAAGACTTTTTTATCGACCCCTACCAGGTCTATCTGGCCCGCTATTACGGCGCTGATGCTATTTTGTTGATGCTGAGCGTACTCGATGACGAAAAATACCTGGAGTTGGCCGCCATCGCCGAGCAATATAATTTAGCGATACTCACGGAGATTTCCAACGAACAAGAGCGCGACAGGGCTATCGCCCTGGGGGCAAAACTCATCGGCATCAATAACCGAAACTTAAGGGATTTATCGACAGATATTGGCCGTACCTTTGATTTAGCGCCGAGCATACCCGATGATCGCATCATTATTTCCGAGTCCGGCATCTATACCAATGCCCAGATCAGGGAATTGGCCCCGGCGGTAGACGGTTTCCTGGTAGGCAGCTCTATCATGGCAGAAGAGGACATTGACCTTGCCTGCCGTAAGCTCGTTTTTGGCAATAACAAGGTCTGCGGCTTAACGGCCCCGGAATATGCCCAGGCTGCCGCCGATGCCGGTGCCCGTTTTGGCGGCTTGATCTTTGCCGGGAAATCCCCCCGCTGCATCGATACGGCACAGGCACAAGCCATTATCGAACAAGTGCCACAACTCGATTATGTCGGGGTCTTTGTAAATCACGACATCTTTGAGGTCGCCGAACTGGCCGGTTCACTCAACTTAAGGGCAGTGCAGCTACACGGCGGTGAAAGCCCGGATTATATCCGGGCCCTGAAAGATAAACTGCCCGCACAGTGCCAGCTATGGCAGGCATCTGCCGTAGTCGATGAAGTGCCCCAGCTGAGCGAGCAGGCAGATCACTTTGTGCTCGACGGCAAAAATGCCGGCAGCGGCCAGGCCTTTAACTGGCAAACCTTAACAGCAAGCGAACAGGATCTGTCAAAAGCCCTGCTCGCCGGTGGCCTTAACAGCGACAATATCGAACAGGCGCTTAAACAGCTCTGCAACCAGGACTTATTTGGCCTGGACCTAAACTCAGGTGTGGAAAGCAGCCCAGGTGTAAAAGACAGCGCAAAACTTCAGCAAGTTTTTGCCCGGATCCGGAATTACTAA
- a CDS encoding anthranilate synthase component 1, producing MSHGLASSINKLNAKPGAVNTLSGSARYQEDPLAVYQKLCGDRFNNLLLESAEIDKKHQLKSLLLTDAAAKIVCRGKTVSFTALSVNGQAALAFAKAQLAPHADISGDNQSFNATFAESATELDENSRLKAVNPFQGLRVFQEMSNSDHHPLAVFLGGAFAFDMIASSEQLPDVVDGENTCPDYVYYLAETLVVIDHEKRSSEIIGAVFSGPEQQKCYFEISRRLSDIKQTLEQPVTMDKTPGKANKSADARPVEVTSDLDDAAFCKIVRSLKEHILAGDIFQVVPSRTFSLPCSDSLNAYRALRLSNPSPYMFYLNDPDFCIFGASPESAIKYQQHNRQVEIYPIAGTRPRGFTPDGKLSLDLDYRIELELRQDKKELAEHIMLVDLARNDIARVSEPGSRHIADLLKVDRYSHVMHLVSRVCGTLSSDLDALHAYQACMNMGTLSGAPKVRATSLIRQYEGKRRGSYGGAVGYITGEGEMDTCIVIRSAFVRNGTAYIQAGAGVVYDSDPQAEANETRQKAQAVISAIKIAAAQAAVSTNDQEAKV from the coding sequence ATGAGCCATGGCCTAGCTTCGAGCATAAACAAACTTAATGCCAAGCCGGGGGCGGTGAATACCCTCTCGGGCTCGGCCCGCTATCAGGAAGATCCGCTGGCGGTTTATCAAAAGCTGTGCGGCGACCGGTTTAATAACCTGTTACTGGAGTCGGCGGAAATTGATAAAAAACATCAGCTGAAAAGTCTGTTGCTGACAGATGCCGCAGCAAAAATTGTTTGTCGCGGCAAAACCGTCAGCTTTACCGCCTTATCCGTCAACGGGCAAGCGGCGCTGGCGTTTGCCAAAGCACAATTAGCCCCCCATGCCGATATCAGCGGCGATAACCAGAGCTTTAACGCCACTTTTGCCGAAAGTGCCACTGAGCTCGATGAAAATTCCCGGTTAAAAGCCGTTAACCCGTTTCAGGGTCTGCGGGTCTTTCAGGAAATGAGTAACAGCGACCATCACCCGCTGGCAGTATTTCTCGGCGGCGCTTTTGCCTTTGATATGATAGCCAGCAGCGAGCAGCTGCCGGATGTCGTTGACGGCGAGAATACCTGCCCGGATTATGTTTATTACCTGGCAGAAACCCTGGTGGTGATCGACCACGAAAAACGCTCCAGTGAAATTATAGGCGCAGTATTTTCCGGCCCTGAACAGCAAAAATGTTATTTTGAGATCAGCCGCCGCTTATCCGATATCAAGCAAACACTTGAGCAGCCGGTCACTATGGACAAGACCCCGGGTAAAGCCAACAAAAGCGCTGATGCCCGGCCGGTGGAAGTGACCAGCGATCTGGACGATGCGGCTTTTTGCAAAATTGTCCGTTCACTGAAAGAACATATTTTGGCAGGCGATATTTTCCAGGTGGTGCCCTCGCGTACCTTTAGTTTGCCCTGCAGCGACAGCCTTAACGCCTACCGGGCGCTGAGGCTCAGCAACCCCAGCCCCTATATGTTTTACCTTAACGACCCGGACTTTTGCATCTTTGGCGCTTCCCCCGAGTCGGCGATCAAATACCAGCAGCATAACCGCCAGGTAGAAATTTATCCCATCGCCGGCACCCGGCCCCGCGGTTTTACCCCGGACGGAAAATTATCCCTGGATCTCGATTATCGCATCGAGCTGGAATTGCGCCAGGATAAAAAAGAGCTGGCAGAGCATATTATGCTGGTAGACCTTGCCCGTAACGATATCGCCCGGGTCAGCGAACCCGGCAGCCGCCATATTGCCGATTTACTAAAAGTGGACCGTTACTCCCATGTCATGCATTTAGTCTCAAGGGTATGCGGCACCTTGTCCAGTGATCTTGATGCCTTACATGCCTACCAGGCCTGTATGAACATGGGCACCCTCTCCGGCGCGCCGAAAGTACGCGCCACCAGCCTGATCCGCCAGTATGAAGGCAAACGCCGCGGCAGTTACGGCGGCGCCGTCGGCTATATTACCGGTGAAGGGGAAATGGATACCTGTATCGTGATCCGCTCTGCTTTTGTCAGAAACGGCACCGCTTATATACAGGCAGGCGCCGGGGTGGTCTATGATTCAGATCCCCAGGCAGAAGCCAATGAAACCCGGCAAAAAGCCCAGGCGGTGATCAGCGCAATTAAAATTGCGGCAGCACAAGCCGCCGTAAGCACAAACGACCAGGAGGCCAAGGTATGA
- a CDS encoding L-threonylcarbamoyladenylate synthase: MSQFFYVHSDNPQGRLMKQAAAMIHEGAVIVYPTDSGYALGCHIGDKKALDRICQIREIDKEHNFTLVCRDLSHFSEYARIDNPAFRLIKNNTPGAYTFIFKGTKEVPKRLLNPKKKTIGIRLPDNEITKALLEELKEPLMSTSLILPGQEMAEFDPEHIRDVLEKRVDLIINGGYLGEKPTTVVDFSDGDAHVIRVGEGDPAPFE, translated from the coding sequence ATGAGTCAATTTTTTTATGTACATTCGGATAATCCGCAGGGCCGGCTGATGAAACAGGCGGCGGCGATGATCCATGAAGGTGCGGTCATTGTTTATCCCACTGACTCGGGTTATGCACTGGGCTGTCATATCGGGGATAAAAAAGCCCTGGATCGCATTTGCCAGATCCGGGAGATAGATAAAGAGCATAATTTTACCTTAGTTTGTCGGGACTTGTCGCACTTCTCCGAATATGCCCGTATCGATAACCCCGCATTTCGCCTGATTAAAAACAATACCCCGGGAGCCTATACTTTCATTTTTAAAGGGACTAAGGAAGTGCCCAAGCGCCTGTTAAACCCGAAAAAGAAAACCATAGGCATACGTTTGCCGGATAACGAAATCACCAAGGCGCTGCTGGAAGAGTTAAAAGAGCCGCTGATGTCCACCAGTTTGATTTTACCCGGGCAGGAAATGGCGGAATTTGATCCCGAGCATATACGCGATGTCCTGGAAAAGCGGGTGGATCTGATCATCAATGGCGGTTATCTCGGGGAGAAACCGACAACCGTGGTCGACTTTTCCGACGGCGATGCCCATGTTATCCGGGTGGGGGAAGGAGATCCGGCGCCCTTTGAATAA
- a CDS encoding aminodeoxychorismate/anthranilate synthase component II yields the protein MKVFMLDNLDSFTYNLVDEFRVLGLEPVIYRNTLSADFIIKQMQTCEQQVLLVLSPGPGEPGNAGCLMELIAKTAGQFPILGICLGHQALVQHYGGTVGRAPEIVHGKSSPVFHSGSGAFENISNPLPVARYHSLVATSVPEQLEVIAHFTATTASDQQINLPMAIQHSQDNALGFQFHPESILTTYGSHLLAQSIRYLIGQHQEKPQQGAAHG from the coding sequence ATAAAAGTGTTTATGCTCGATAACCTCGACTCCTTCACCTATAACCTGGTGGATGAATTCAGGGTCTTAGGTTTGGAGCCGGTGATTTACCGCAATACCTTAAGCGCCGATTTTATTATTAAGCAAATGCAGACCTGCGAGCAGCAAGTACTGCTAGTGTTATCTCCCGGCCCCGGTGAACCAGGTAACGCCGGTTGCCTGATGGAGCTGATCGCCAAAACCGCCGGGCAGTTCCCGATCTTGGGGATCTGCCTCGGACACCAGGCGCTGGTACAACATTATGGCGGCACCGTCGGCAGGGCCCCGGAGATAGTCCACGGCAAATCTTCGCCTGTATTCCACAGCGGCAGCGGCGCCTTTGAAAATATCAGCAATCCCCTGCCCGTTGCCCGTTACCATTCGCTGGTAGCGACATCCGTGCCCGAGCAGCTGGAAGTGATCGCCCATTTCACGGCAACAACAGCCTCAGATCAGCAAATAAATCTGCCGATGGCGATACAACACAGCCAGGATAATGCTTTAGGATTTCAGTTCCATCCCGAGTCTATCCTGACCACCTACGGCAGTCATTTACTGGCGCAAAGCATTCGTTATTTAATCGGGCAACACCAAGAAAAGCCCCAACAAGGAGCAGCACATGGCTAA
- the rnm gene encoding RNase RNM, whose translation MDPMSTPKSHDFSNLRVDLHSHTNCSDGVLTPQTLVDRAVNCQLDVLAITDHDTTRGIAMAQQYIRDKQMPLTLISGIEISTAWHGFEIHIVGLNIDTGNPQLQALITQQQQARELRATTMGVKLEKCGFPGVYDAAKALAGEGSITRAHFAKVLHQQGSVSTMQSAFDKYIGKGKRAFVKPGWCEIKEAIAVIHSAGGTAVMAHPVRYDLSAKWLRRLIVQFKEEGGDALEIVLPQMSPDQRRQMLTYCLEYDLYASMGSDFHYPTKWSDLGRHLTLPDNCKAVWQLWQ comes from the coding sequence ATGGACCCGATGTCAACACCCAAGAGCCATGATTTTTCAAATTTACGTGTTGATTTACATAGCCATACCAATTGCTCCGACGGGGTGCTGACGCCGCAAACCCTGGTTGACCGCGCGGTAAACTGCCAGCTGGATGTGTTGGCGATCACCGATCACGACACCACCCGCGGCATTGCCATGGCCCAACAGTATATCCGGGACAAGCAAATGCCGCTGACGCTAATCAGCGGCATTGAAATCTCTACCGCCTGGCATGGTTTTGAAATTCATATTGTCGGCTTAAATATCGATACCGGTAACCCGCAGTTGCAGGCCCTGATCACACAGCAGCAACAAGCACGTGAATTAAGAGCGACTACTATGGGGGTCAAACTGGAAAAATGCGGTTTTCCCGGGGTTTATGATGCAGCAAAAGCCCTTGCCGGCGAGGGCTCTATTACCCGGGCCCATTTTGCCAAGGTCTTGCACCAGCAAGGCAGTGTCAGCACTATGCAGTCGGCCTTTGACAAATATATAGGTAAAGGCAAGCGGGCATTTGTTAAACCCGGTTGGTGTGAGATAAAAGAAGCAATAGCGGTTATCCATAGCGCGGGAGGGACTGCGGTGATGGCCCATCCGGTACGATATGATCTCTCCGCCAAGTGGTTGAGAAGGCTGATTGTACAGTTTAAAGAAGAAGGGGGTGATGCCCTGGAGATCGTGCTGCCGCAAATGAGTCCGGATCAACGTCGCCAAATGCTAACTTATTGTTTAGAATATGACTTATATGCATCTATGGGATCTGACTTTCATTATCCTACCAAGTGGAGCGATTTAGGCCGCCATTTGACCTTGCCGGATAACTGCAAGGCGGTGTGGCAACTGTGGCAATAG
- the trpD gene encoding anthranilate phosphoribosyltransferase: MANILEQLVNGESLSQAQAEQFFQQVISGETAPELLASVLTALKIKGETPQEIAGAAVAIRGSATPFPKQNFTLADCVGTGGDGADTINISTTAAILAAACGLKMAKHGNRSVSSMSGSADLLEALGVNLMKSPQTAALCLQQANICFLYAPAYHPGFKHAAPVRKNMGVRTLFNILGPLVNPAHPDIMVLGVYTPDLLETMAKSLVLTGIKQAWVVHGSGLDEIAIHGSSQIIEINDGQLTQKTVSPADFGLNTYALSDIKGGTPQENADIVKAILSGQGEPAHNTAVIINCAALLYLHREQLNGRCDDLASAASFASEVLASGKALTTLEKLVEVSNEPSANQEPSADKKPSTQEVTNG; encoded by the coding sequence ATGGCTAATATTCTTGAACAACTGGTTAACGGTGAATCTCTTAGCCAGGCACAGGCTGAGCAATTTTTCCAGCAGGTGATCAGCGGAGAAACAGCGCCAGAATTGCTGGCCTCGGTACTAACCGCATTAAAAATCAAAGGGGAAACACCTCAAGAGATCGCCGGTGCCGCCGTTGCCATACGCGGCTCAGCGACTCCTTTTCCCAAGCAGAATTTTACCCTGGCCGATTGTGTCGGTACCGGCGGCGATGGTGCAGATACCATCAATATTTCTACCACGGCAGCGATACTGGCTGCCGCCTGTGGCCTTAAAATGGCCAAGCACGGCAACCGCAGCGTTTCTTCCATGTCCGGCTCGGCAGATTTACTCGAAGCCCTGGGCGTGAATTTAATGAAAAGCCCGCAAACCGCCGCCTTATGCCTGCAGCAGGCCAATATCTGCTTTTTATATGCCCCGGCCTACCACCCGGGCTTTAAACATGCCGCCCCGGTGAGAAAAAACATGGGGGTGAGAACCCTGTTTAATATCCTCGGCCCGCTGGTAAACCCGGCCCACCCGGACATTATGGTATTGGGTGTCTATACCCCGGATTTACTGGAGACCATGGCAAAAAGCTTGGTACTGACCGGGATAAAACAGGCCTGGGTCGTTCATGGCAGCGGCCTGGATGAAATTGCTATCCACGGCAGCTCGCAAATCATCGAAATCAACGACGGCCAGCTCACACAAAAAACCGTCAGCCCGGCAGATTTCGGCCTGAACACTTATGCCCTTAGCGACATCAAAGGCGGTACCCCGCAAGAAAACGCCGATATCGTCAAGGCTATTTTATCCGGCCAGGGTGAACCCGCCCATAATACCGCGGTGATCATCAATTGTGCGGCATTGCTTTATTTACACCGTGAGCAGTTAAACGGCCGCTGTGATGATTTAGCCTCCGCTGCCAGCTTCGCCAGCGAAGTATTGGCTTCCGGCAAGGCGCTAACCACCCTGGAAAAACTGGTGGAAGTTTCTAATGAGCCCTCAGCCAACCAAGAGCCTTCCGCAGATAAAAAGCCAAGTACGCAAGAGGTAACCAATGGCTAA
- a CDS encoding segregation and condensation protein A, with protein sequence MSHSAEPGLVRDKAAGEKETGEMVQQVLPLAFIRGEALIEKPQDLFIPPDALEVILETFEGPLDLLLYLIRKQKFDIMDLPILPITEQYMVYVELMKDLKLELAAEYLVMAAILAEIKSRLLLPKQTVDEEEEDPRAELVRRLQEYEVIKQAAEDLDELPRLERDVFIADAALADNFVQRQVLAEVSLAELMAALNAVIKRNNAFEHHHIHKESLSTRERMSAILAQLKQAPKQAPYVEFSRLFTPGEGRQGVVVTFLAILELVKESLIECIQSRVYGMLQVRLKG encoded by the coding sequence ATGAGTCATAGTGCCGAGCCTGGTTTAGTCCGAGACAAAGCCGCAGGGGAAAAAGAGACCGGGGAAATGGTACAGCAGGTATTACCCCTGGCCTTTATCCGCGGCGAAGCCCTGATTGAAAAACCGCAAGATCTTTTTATCCCGCCGGATGCCCTTGAAGTGATCCTGGAGACTTTTGAAGGGCCGCTGGATTTATTGCTTTATCTTATTCGCAAACAAAAATTCGATATCATGGATCTGCCGATACTGCCGATCACCGAGCAATACATGGTTTATGTCGAGTTGATGAAAGATCTCAAGCTGGAGCTGGCGGCGGAGTATTTAGTGATGGCGGCGATCCTGGCGGAAATCAAATCCCGGCTGCTGTTGCCCAAACAAACGGTGGATGAGGAAGAAGAAGATCCCCGGGCGGAGCTGGTCAGGCGTTTGCAGGAATACGAAGTGATCAAGCAGGCCGCCGAAGATCTCGATGAGCTGCCGCGCCTGGAGCGGGATGTTTTTATTGCCGATGCGGCTCTGGCGGATAATTTTGTCCAGCGCCAGGTCCTGGCCGAAGTGAGCCTGGCGGAGCTGATGGCGGCCCTGAATGCGGTGATCAAAAGAAATAATGCCTTTGAGCATCATCATATTCATAAAGAAAGTTTATCTACCCGCGAACGCATGAGCGCGATATTAGCGCAATTAAAGCAGGCGCCGAAACAGGCCCCTTATGTCGAATTTAGTCGTTTGTTTACCCCCGGCGAAGGGCGTCAGGGAGTGGTGGTGACCTTTTTGGCCATTTTGGAATTAGTGAAAGAATCACTGATTGAGTGTATTCAAAGCCGGGTTTACGGCATGCTACAAGTGAGATTAAAAGGGTGA
- the scpB gene encoding SMC-Scp complex subunit ScpB, whose translation MKSITDEKLQSLVEAALFIAGKPMTVQSLKQELLLDYQVTNKRIKQVLEQLTQDYQGRGIALLKVASGYRFQAIAEHSEDLSALFKEKSPRYSRALLETLALIAYKQPITRGEIEEIRGVAVSSHIIKTLTERNWVKTVGHKEVPGRPALYATTNAFLDYFSLTSLAQLPELMPISALSLGDHDTMPAQVSENR comes from the coding sequence GTGAAGTCGATAACGGATGAAAAATTACAGTCTTTGGTGGAAGCGGCGCTTTTTATTGCCGGTAAGCCGATGACAGTACAAAGTCTGAAACAGGAATTGTTGCTCGATTATCAGGTCACCAATAAACGCATCAAGCAGGTGCTTGAGCAGTTAACACAAGATTACCAGGGTAGAGGCATAGCGTTGCTGAAGGTGGCTTCCGGTTATCGTTTTCAGGCCATTGCCGAGCACAGTGAAGATTTGTCGGCCTTATTTAAGGAAAAATCGCCGCGTTATTCCCGGGCATTATTGGAAACCCTGGCGCTGATCGCCTATAAACAGCCCATTACCCGGGGAGAAATCGAAGAGATCCGCGGCGTGGCGGTCAGCAGCCATATTATAAAAACCTTAACGGAAAGAAACTGGGTCAAGACGGTGGGTCATAAAGAGGTGCCAGGCCGTCCGGCCTTGTACGCCACCACTAATGCCTTTTTGGATTATTTTTCCCTAACCTCCCTGGCGCAGTTGCCAGAATTAATGCCGATTTCGGCATTATCCCTGGGCGATCATGATACAATGCCCGCTCAGGTAAGTGAAAACCGATAA